TGGACCGGACGTTCAAGATGTACCGGGCCAATTTCCTGCCGTTCATCGCGATCGTGGCCGTGGTCTACATCCCGATCGGACTGATCCAGGGGATCGCGCAGGCGATGCTCCAGTCAAGCGTCCCGATGCAGACCGTTCCCTACGAGGACTACCAGTACGAGGAAGAGGGTTTTGACGAAGACGGGTTCGAGCAGGACGGGGCGCGCGAGCCCGGCGAGGCGGCCATGATGCTCGGCCAGACGACGCCGGAGGGCTTTGAGCAGTTCGAACGGCTCCGATTTCAGCAGGAACCGAGCGTCGGGATGGCGCTCGGCGGAGCGGTGCTGATGCTGATCACGGTTTTCCTGATCGTCGTTGGATACAACCTCTGCACGGGGGCCTTGATCAAGGCCGTGTCGGAGTTCTACCTGGGCCGTGACGTGACGGTCGGACAGGTCTATCGGGCGGTCTGGCCGAGGCTCGGAACGATCATCTGGGCGGCGATCCTGGTCGCCGTGGCGGTCATGTTCGGCTTCGCCCTGCTCATCGTGCCCGGCGTGATCTTCGCCCTGTGGTTCGCGCTGACCACTCAGGTGGTGGTTTTGGAGGACAAGAAGGCGACGGCGGCCATGTCGCGAAGCCGCCAGTTGGCCTCCGGCAACCTGGGCAAGGTATTCGGCGTGGGCTTTCTGGCGATGGTCATCACCTGGGTGATCAGCATTGCGTTCGGCGTGCCCGCCGCACTGATCACGGGTTTCGACGGCACTCCCTCCGCCGCCCAGACGCTGGTGGCGCAGCTCATCCAGACCGCGGGCCAGATCGTCGCCCTGCCCATCGTGACCGGCGCGCTGATCCTGCTGTACTACGATCTGCGAATCCGCAAGGAAGGCTTCGATCTGGAGATGCTCGCCCAGTCGCTGCAGACCCACGAGGCCCGTTAGCATGACGATCGGATCGCTTCACAGCGGTTCGCGCCGGACCCGGTATCGCCGGCCGGTGAAGCTTCTTGCGCTGGTGCTGGCGTTGTGGGCGACCGGACGGGCGTCGGGCCAGGTGTCCGAGGGGCCGGGCTCTTACAGCCGCCCGGAGGTCGGTGCGATCCGCAGCGAGGTGCGGGACATTCTCGCCGACCCGCGCTACGCCCCTCGCCAGTCGCTCTGGCAGATCATCACCGAGTGGTTCAGGGAAAGGTTCTCGGATTGGAACGCCCCACATATCCCCGAATCCCTGGCCAGGGTCCTGTGGACGATTCTGCTGGTCTGGGCCATACTGGCGCTGGTGGCGATCCTGGCCCACCTGATCTGGACGATCGCCGTCTTGTGGCCGCGTCGACGGCGAGAAGAGGCGGAGGCGGGCCCGCTCGGCGATCTGAGGAACCGGGGCTACCAGGACCTCGTCTCGGCCATGGCGGACAGCGCAGCCAAGGGCGATTTCCGCCATGCCGCCGCGCTGATGATGCTGGCCTTGCTCCAGTGGCTCGACGCCCGCCGCCTCGTCCGCTTCCACGAGAGCAAGACCAACGGCGACTACGTGCGGGAGTACCCGCCCGAGCGGGCAAGTCGGCGCGGCCTCCGGCAATTCGTGAACGTGTTCGACCGGGCGATCTACGGCGGGAACGTCTGCGATCGCGCGACCTACGAGCAAATGCACGCGATGTTTCAGGAATTCCATGAGCAGGTCCGGCAAGAGTCATAGAGACGAATACCTGATCCTGATCGTCCTGGGTCTGGTGGTGATTGGGACGACCGCGCTGCTGACGATGGACCGGTGGAGGGACGGCGCGGCGTCCAAGCGGCCCTATCCGAGCACCTACTCCAACACTCCCGAAGGAATGCGGGTCTATCACACGCTGCTGGACCGGCTGAGCCTGAAGGCCAAGCGGAACGAGTCGCCGCTGTTTCACGAGGAACTGGCCGAAGTCGACGTGCTGTTCCTGCTGAACCCGGTCTCGCGGGTGGACAGAATGGAACGGGAAGAACTCGACGAATGGCTGCGAGCGGGCGGAGTGCTGGTAACGTCCGACCCATCGTCGGTCGATCTGGCCAGGACGGTGGTCATGCAGAGCGAGGAACGTCCGCAGCCGTTTCCCCGCCGATCGCCGCCTCGCGACCTCGCCGACGTGACCGCGGTCGCGGAGAACGAGCCGGATCTGCCGCTGGCCCGCGACGTCTCTTCCATCGCCACCGTCAGCCCCGCTACGCTGGACATCCAGCCGCAGGACCCGCCGCGGACCTCGGGCCAGGTCGAGCGGCTTTTCGCGGACGAGCGAGGGCTTCGCGTCGCCGCTGCGCCCGTCGGCCGCGGCTGGGTGATCGCGCTGGCCGACTCCTCGTTCCTCAACAACGGCTGGATCGGCCTGGCCGACAATGCAGTCCTGGCGGTCAATCTCGCCGCCTACGCCCGGAATCTGGCGCGTGGCCCGAACGTAAGCTTCGACGAATACCACAACGGGTTCGGCCGGCGTCTCTCCGGCTGGTCGATCATGTGGGCGATGCTGCTGGAGACCGCCGCCGGATGGGCGGTCCTGTCGCTGACCGCAGCGGGCATACTGTATTTGTTCTACCGCGGACGGCGATTTGGCAGCCGCTATCCGCTGGAGCGGCGACGACGGCGGTCCAAGCTGGAGTACATCCAGTCGGTGGCAACGACGTACCAGGCGGCTGGGGCCAACCGCCTGACCTTCGGGCATCTCTATCAGCGCCTGCGCCGGCGACTGGCCGCCGCGGTCGGACTTCCCCCTTCCGCGGACAGCGGCGACGTGGCCGCCGCCCTCGCGCGGCGGATGGAGCAGCCGGCTCAGCGATACGATGCGGTCCTGCGGCAATGCGACGCAGCCATGGCCCAGCGGCGTCTGTCGAACGGACAACTGCGGCAACTGACGGCCGAACTGGCCGCGATTGAACTGGAGGTTTTGCATGGAAATCAGGCAGGCCAATGAGCTCGCCAACCGGGTGGTGGCGGAACTGGGCAAGGTGGTGGTCGGGCAGACCGGCCCGATCGAACAGATGACCGCGGTGCTGCTGGCCGGAGGACACGCCCTGCTCGAAGGGGTGCCGGGCACGGCCAAGACGCTGCTGGCGCGGGCCCTCTCGCACGCCACGGGCAGCCAGTTTCGACGGGTCCAGTTCACCCCCGACCTGATGCCCTCCGACATCCTCGGAGTCAACATCTACAACACCGCGACCGGGCAGTTCGCGTTTCGTCCCGGGCCCGTCTTCGCCGACCTGCTGCTCGCCGATGAGATCAACCGTGCCCCGGCCAAGACCCAGTCGGCCCTGCTCGAAGCGATGCAGGAGCACCAGGTGACCATCGACGGGGTCTCGCACCCGATGTCGCCGGTGTTCACCGTCTTCGCCACCCAGAACCCGATCGAGTTTGAAGGCACCTACCCGCTGCCCGAGGCGCAGGTGGACCGGTTCATGATGAAAATCCTTGTCGACTATCCGACCGAGGAACATGAGACGGCGATCCTGGACAAGGTGGAAAGCGGCTTTGACGCGTCCGACCTTCAGACGGCCCGTATCGAGACGGTCTTGGACCCAGCCGTCCTGGCCGAGCTGCGACAGACGGTGCGGAACGTGCGCGTCGAGGAGATGGTGCGACGCTACGTGACGCAGATCGTCCGGGCCACCCGCTCCATGCCGCAGATCTCGCTGGGAGCCAGTCCGCGGGCGGCGGTGCTGCTGATGCTGGCGGCCAAGGCGGCGGCGGTGATCGCCGATCGAAACTACGTGACGCCCGACGACGTCAAGGCCATGGCCGCGCCCGTGCTCCGCCATCGGATGCTGCTGCTGCCGGAACTCGAGGTCGAAGGCCGCACCAGCGACGACTGCATCGCCGAATTGCTTCTGAAAGTTGAGGTGCCGCGGTAAATGGTCCCTTCGCCGCGACTGATCATCCTGGTGCTCGCCGCCGTGCCCATCTTCCTGGGCGGGGCGATCTACGGTCCGCTGGCCGCGGTGGGATTGATCTACGCAGCGGCGCTGGGACTCTACGCCCTGATCGACCTGCTGCTTCTGCCGCGCCGGCGGAGCATCGTCATCCGGCGCCTGGCCCCTTCGCGAGTCTCGCTGGCTTCGCCGACTCCGGTGCGATTCGAGATCGAGAACAACACGCGCCGCCGGCTGACGCTCCTGCTGGCCGAGGACCTGCCCGCCGTGATGCGGACCGACCCCGATCCGTGCCGGACAATCATCGCAGCCGGAGGCCGCGCCACCGTCGAATACCGTCTGACCGCCAGGAAACGCGGACGATACCGGTTGGATCGCGTGGACGTCCGCGCCCTGCCCGCGGGCGGACTTTTCTATCGGCAGTTCGCCCTGCACCTGCCGGCCGAGGTGCAGGTCTTCCCCAACCTGGTCAACGTCCGCAAGTACGAGCTTCTGCTGCGGCGAGGCCTGACCGCCGAAGGCATCATGCGCCTGCGCCAGTTCGGGCAGGGCGCCGAGTTCGAGAGCCTGCGCCAGTACGCGGACGGCGACGACATGGCCCGGATCGACTGGAAGGCCACCGCCAAACGCTCGCGGCTGATCGTCCGGAACTTCGAGCCTGAACGCCAGCAGAGCGTGCTGGTGGCGATTGACGTGGGACGGGCCACCGCCGGCGAGTTCGCCGGCCTCAGCCGCCTCGACTACCTGATCAACGCCGCCCTGATGCTCGGCTACGTCTCGCTCCGCCAGGGCGACTGGTTCAGCCTCGTCGCCTTCAGCGACCGGATCGAAAGCTACCTGCCGCCGCTGCGCGGAATCAAAAACATCGACCGCGTGGCCCGGTCGCTCTACGCCCTCGAACCGCGGCTGGTCGAATCCGACTACGGCGGAGCCTGCCGCTTCCTCGGCCTGCGTAACCGCAAGCGAAGCCTGATCTGCGTCATGACCGACATCATCGACCGCCAGGCCAGCGACATCCTGATCGCCTACATGGCCCGGTTCGCCAGGCACCACCTGCCGCTGGCGGTCACGCTGGCCAACCCCGAGGTCCGACAACTCGCGGACCGCCCGCTGGCCCGCAGCGACGATCTCTACGCCCAAGC
The sequence above is drawn from the Phycisphaerae bacterium genome and encodes:
- a CDS encoding DUF4129 domain-containing protein; translated protein: MTIGSLHSGSRRTRYRRPVKLLALVLALWATGRASGQVSEGPGSYSRPEVGAIRSEVRDILADPRYAPRQSLWQIITEWFRERFSDWNAPHIPESLARVLWTILLVWAILALVAILAHLIWTIAVLWPRRRREEAEAGPLGDLRNRGYQDLVSAMADSAAKGDFRHAAALMMLALLQWLDARRLVRFHESKTNGDYVREYPPERASRRGLRQFVNVFDRAIYGGNVCDRATYEQMHAMFQEFHEQVRQES
- a CDS encoding DUF4350 domain-containing protein, whose amino-acid sequence is MSRSGKSHRDEYLILIVLGLVVIGTTALLTMDRWRDGAASKRPYPSTYSNTPEGMRVYHTLLDRLSLKAKRNESPLFHEELAEVDVLFLLNPVSRVDRMEREELDEWLRAGGVLVTSDPSSVDLARTVVMQSEERPQPFPRRSPPRDLADVTAVAENEPDLPLARDVSSIATVSPATLDIQPQDPPRTSGQVERLFADERGLRVAAAPVGRGWVIALADSSFLNNGWIGLADNAVLAVNLAAYARNLARGPNVSFDEYHNGFGRRLSGWSIMWAMLLETAAGWAVLSLTAAGILYLFYRGRRFGSRYPLERRRRRSKLEYIQSVATTYQAAGANRLTFGHLYQRLRRRLAAAVGLPPSADSGDVAAALARRMEQPAQRYDAVLRQCDAAMAQRRLSNGQLRQLTAELAAIELEVLHGNQAGQ
- a CDS encoding MoxR family ATPase; amino-acid sequence: MEIRQANELANRVVAELGKVVVGQTGPIEQMTAVLLAGGHALLEGVPGTAKTLLARALSHATGSQFRRVQFTPDLMPSDILGVNIYNTATGQFAFRPGPVFADLLLADEINRAPAKTQSALLEAMQEHQVTIDGVSHPMSPVFTVFATQNPIEFEGTYPLPEAQVDRFMMKILVDYPTEEHETAILDKVESGFDASDLQTARIETVLDPAVLAELRQTVRNVRVEEMVRRYVTQIVRATRSMPQISLGASPRAAVLLMLAAKAAAVIADRNYVTPDDVKAMAAPVLRHRMLLLPELEVEGRTSDDCIAELLLKVEVPR
- a CDS encoding DUF58 domain-containing protein: MVPSPRLIILVLAAVPIFLGGAIYGPLAAVGLIYAAALGLYALIDLLLLPRRRSIVIRRLAPSRVSLASPTPVRFEIENNTRRRLTLLLAEDLPAVMRTDPDPCRTIIAAGGRATVEYRLTARKRGRYRLDRVDVRALPAGGLFYRQFALHLPAEVQVFPNLVNVRKYELLLRRGLTAEGIMRLRQFGQGAEFESLRQYADGDDMARIDWKATAKRSRLIVRNFEPERQQSVLVAIDVGRATAGEFAGLSRLDYLINAALMLGYVSLRQGDWFSLVAFSDRIESYLPPLRGIKNIDRVARSLYALEPRLVESDYGGACRFLGLRNRKRSLICVMTDIIDRQASDILIAYMARFARHHLPLAVTLANPEVRQLADRPLARSDDLYAQAVAMDVLNAREEALTGMRRMGISVLDVPPDALTPELINRYVLIKSTQRL